From a single Cydia amplana chromosome 10, ilCydAmpl1.1, whole genome shotgun sequence genomic region:
- the LOC134651712 gene encoding organic cation transporter protein-like, which produces MDETKDDQDDVSIKGKDNRLSKVNLDMIIKEEVGEFGRYQKMALGLCLIVALFSGYSGNEYVFTAARISTRCLIPECETGDFSPSWLSLAIPSAGSAFDNCRRFNSSGLSCSADNFDRHDVVRCEEYVYEKTDTVVYEFNLACQEWRRSLIGSASTFGKMLALPLTGIFADRYGRRTALALNAFNCAWIGTVRSFSQSYGSFIALEYLEAAFGAAAFSCGNTIVMEFMGPKYRVAAGAAMSTFYATGLIMQALMAWAFPYWRHLTLALFIPQLVTVIYFWIMPESVRWYLSKGRYKEAESQLKKAAKMNRKLLSEASLAKLRESSEEERKMKELKKEGTIKDPWLVTLVFQHKPILLRCIITPVWWITTTLIYYGLSMNAVTMSGNKYVNYIAVGAVEIPGYWTAVLLFDRIGRKPLLCCAFWMCAACQIGFIFMTKDYYNLSLAVYLVGKYSISIVVTCVYVYTNELFPTQYRGSLFSFASMIGRIGAISAPLTPALKCLVFDPNAGCCLVSRVFISDNLIPQGTMVWKHLPFVLFGSFAALSGLLVLLAPETKGTTLPDTMQQAADLGRSKKPSESL; this is translated from the exons ATGGATGAAACGAAAGACGATCAAGATGATGTATCTATAAAAGGGAAAGATAATCGTCTTTCGAAAGTGAATTTGGACATGATAATAAAAGAGGAGGTAGGAGAGTTTGGACGGTACCAGAAAATGGCTTTGGGGCTGTGTTTGATAGTGGCGCTGTTTAGTGGGTACAGCGGAAATGAGTATGTGTTCACTGCTGCAAGGATTTCGACGAG ATGCTTGATTCCCGAATGCGAGACTGGAGATTTTTCACCATCATGGCTGTCTCTAGCCATACCCAGTGCCGGTAGTGCCTTCGACAACTGTAGAAGATTCAACTCTTCAGGACTTAGCTGCTCGGCGGACAATTTCGATCGACATGACGTCGTGCGGTGCGAGGAGTATGTTTATGAGAAAACTGACACTGTTGTCTATGAG tttaaCCTGGCATGTCAAGAATGGCGTCGCTCGCTCATCGGCTCAGCCAGCACGTTTGGCAAGATGCTAGCCCTGCCATTGACTGGCATTTTCGCCGACAGATATGGCCGACGTACAGCCCTCGCCCTTAATGCCTTTAACTGTGCCTGGATTGGCACGGTGAGGTCTTTCTCGCAGTCCTATGGCAGTTTTATCGCTCTGGAGTATTTGGAAGCTGCTTTTGGGGCTGCGGCCTTTTCTTGTGGGAATACTATTG TGATGGAGTTTATGGGGCCGAAGTACAGAGTTGCTGCCGGCGCGGCGATGTCTACTTTCTACGCTACGGGACTCATTATGCAAGCCCTTATGGCGTGGGCCTTTCCTTACTGGAGACACTTGACTTTAGCCTTATTCATACCGCAGCTGGTCACTGTTATATACTTCTGGATCATGCCAGAATCAGTCCGATGGTATCTGAGCAAAGGCCGTTATAAAGAAGCTGAATCACAGTTAAAGAAAGCAGCTAAAATGAACCGTAAATTACTATCAGAAGCATCGCTAGCTAAACTTAGAGAGAGCTCAGAAGAAGAGAGAAAGATGAAAGAATTGAAGAAGGAAGGGACAATTAAGGATCCTTGGCTAGTGACGCTTGTATTCCAACATAAACCAATTCTGCTGCGCTGTATTATAACACCAGTTTGGTGGATCACGACAACGTTGATATACTATGGGTTGTCGATGAATGCTGTCACCATGTCAGGGAATAAATACGTAAATTACATAGCGGTAGGGGCGGTGGAAATACCAGGGTATTGGACAGCTGTGCTCCTATTTGATAGGATCGGCAGGAAGCCGTTGCTCTGCTGCGCTTTCTGGATGTGTGCGGCGTGTCAAATTGGCtttatttttatgacaaaag ATTACTATAACCTCTCCTTGGCAGTGTACCTGGTGGGCAAGTACAGCATCTCAATCGTCGTAACCTGCGTGTACGTGTACACGAATGAGCTGTTCCCAACGCAGTATCGAGGCAGTCTGTTCTCCTTCGCTTCCATGATCGGCAGGATTGGCGCCATATCAGCACCTCTCACTCCTGCTTTA AAATGTTTGGTATTTGACCCAAATGCAGGTTGCTGTTTAGTCTCCAGGGTTTTCATCAGTGATAATCTCATTCCACAGGGCACAATGGTGTGGAAGCACCTCCCATTCGTGTTGTTCGGGAGTTTCGCAGCACTATCAGGCTTACTGGTGCTGCTGGCTCCAGAGACTAAAGGAACCACGCTACCGGACACCATGCAGCAGGCTGCGGACCTTGGCAGGTCGAAGAAACCTTCCGAGAgcttatga